A window of Brevinema andersonii genomic DNA:
TTCCCAACTTTGTTAATGCATGGGCCTGCATAGCCAATCGAATACGTTCAAACGATTGATCTTTGAACACAAAATCAGGAAGAATTTCTAGCACTGCTCGAAAATCTTCCTGATTTTGAGCCGATATAAAACGTATCCATGCTCGTGCTAGGTCTTGCCAAGCATACATTTGTTCGGGAGGAGACTGCAATAAAAGCGCATCTAATAAAGGTAAAAAATCTTTATTACCACTCATCACAATCTGCATGACTAATTTCAATTCATATTCTCTATATTTCTGGGTATTAATATTTTTATTTTTTAAAAGATTATAAGCTTGTTCAAATTCCCCTTGAGTATATAACTTGTCAATCTCAGCATAATTACTGCAGGCTGAAAGTCCTAAAAATAATACCATTATATACTTCATCTTAACCTC
This region includes:
- a CDS encoding tetratricopeptide repeat protein — protein: MKYIMVLFLGLSACSNYAEIDKLYTQGEFEQAYNLLKNKNINTQKYREYELKLVMQIVMSGNKDFLPLLDALLLQSPPEQMYAWQDLARAWIRFISAQNQEDFRAVLEILPDFVFKDQSFERIRLAMQAHALTKLGRYQEVIFNFEGKKNIMQKNSELLYLQGNAYQYLGDDQKALNSFNEVSKLSQNVTLKALANFKMAEIYEHNNNRIQAQKNYLASWQLQPYNAELNFRLGKLLSQQEYEGLHQRFYRAALRLDENNAEAWYYLNLQ